In Nymphaea colorata isolate Beijing-Zhang1983 chromosome 3, ASM883128v2, whole genome shotgun sequence, a genomic segment contains:
- the LOC116250291 gene encoding glyoxylate/succinic semialdehyde reductase 1: MDIGFLGLGIMGKAMAMNLLRHGFRVTVWNRTLSRCDELVEHGASVGETPAAVIKRCKYTIAMLSDPSASHSVVFDKHGVLEEICQGKGYIDMSTVDGNTSSNISEAITKKGGLFLEAPVSGSKKPAEDGQLIILAAGEKALYDEIFPAFEVMGKRSFFLGQVGNGAKMKLVVNMIMGSMMSAFSEGLVLADRSGLDQQTLLDVLDLGGMANPMFKFKGPAMIQRSFPPAFPLKHQQKDMRLAVALGDEHAVSMPVAAAANEVFKRARSMGLGDNDFSAVYEAVKNPDGATQM, from the exons ATGGATATCGGATTTCTAGGACTTGGTATCATGGGGAAGGCCATGGCCATGAACCTCCTTCGCCATGGCTTCAGGGTGACCGTGTGGAACAGAACACTGTCGAGG TGTGATGAACTCGTAGAGCATGGTGCTTCAGTTGGAGAAACCCCAGCAGCAGTGATTAAAAGGTGCAAATACACCATCGCAATGTTATCAGATCCTTCTGCCTCCCACTCG GTAGTGTTTGACAAGCATGGTGTTCTTGAAGAAATATGCCAAGGGAAAGGATATATTGATATGTCAACTGTTGATGGGAATACATCATCCAATATTAGTGAG GCAATTACTAAAAAAGGTGGGCTATTTCTTGAAGCTCCGGTCTCAGGTAGCAAGAAGCCAGCCGAAGATGGGCAGTTGATTATTCTTGCTGCTGGAGAGAAG GCATTATATGATGAAATTTTTCCTGCTTTTGAAGTTATGGGGAAAAGGTCATTCTTCCTCGGTCAAGTTGGAAATGGTGCAAAAATGAAACTTGTTGTCAATATGATAATGGGAAG TATGATGAGTGCATTTTCAGAAGGTTTGGTTCTTGCAGATAGAAGTGGACTTGACCAACAAACTTTGCTAGATGTTCTG GATTTAGGTGGCATGGCAAATCCCATGTTCAAATTTAAGGGACCTGCAATGATCCAGAGAAGTTTCCCTCCAGCTTTCCCTCTGAAGCATCAGCAGAAGGATATGAGGTTGGCTGTTGCTCTTGGGGATGAACATGCAGTTTCAATGCCTGTAGCTGCAGCAGCTAacgag GTTTTTAAAAGGGCAAGAAGCATGGGACTGGGTGACAATGACTTTTCAGCTGTCTATGAGGCTGTTAAGAACCCAGATGGTGCAACCCAAATGTGA
- the LOC116251064 gene encoding uncharacterized protein LOC116251064, with amino-acid sequence MLIRGSHVKRWRLRSRVHVLSRSLPFMSTSQNDDNVGGWMRQLVRLFCYSPSQVGSSVGADFVPFLPSDKLLQYSGTMISQLLEKQKKKVWLIDDQPDLSLGPPQFQNGSSNSLSSESEANSSRKRKNCWEAVQNSVELHLTDPLPVDWEQCLDLESGRMYYINRNTLKKSWSCPKNQKLDLELNMSPLCDSGESYQMHMDSNLAAGSNSNSNMVAIACSRCHLLVMLSKSSPACPNCKYVHSLATSPPSKVEATKTPETLSLLR; translated from the exons ATGCTAATAAGAGGCAGCCATGTCAAACGATGGAGGTTGAGATCACGGGTACATGTCCTCAGTCGGTCATTGCCTTTCATGAGCACAAGCCAAAATGACGACA ATGTCGGTGGGTGGATGAGGCAATTGGTTCGGCTTTTCTGTTACTCCCCAAGTCAAGTTGGAAGTTCTGTCGGTGCCGACTTCGTGCCTTTCCTGCCGAGCGATAAGCTTCTTCAGTATAGTGGAACGATGATATCCCAACTTCTagagaaacagaagaagaaggttTGGCTCATTGATGACCAACCTGACCTTTCCTTAGGACCCCCGCAGTTCCAAAATGGGAGCTCCAATTCTTTGTCCTCAGAATCGGAAGCAAATTCAAGCAGGAAGAGGAAGAACTGCTGGGAAGCAGTCCAGAATAGCGTTGAGCTTCATCTTACAGATCCCTTACCAGTTGATTGGGAGCAGTGCCTAGACCTTGAG TCAGGGAGGATGTACTACATAAACAGGAATACCCTAAAGAAGAGCTGGAGCTGTCCCAAAAACCAGAAACTAGACCTGGAGCTAAACATGTCACCACTTTGTGATAGTGGTGAGAGCTATCAAATGCACATGGACTCGAACCTGGCAGCAGGTTCTAACAGCAACAGCAACATGGTGGCGATAGCATGCTCAAGATGCCACCTTCTGGTCATGCTCTCAAAGTCCTCCCCTGCTTGCCCCAACTGCAAGTATGTGCATTCATTGGCGACGAGCCCACCTTCCAAAGTTGAAGCCACCAAGACCCCGGAAACGTTGAGCCTCCTGAGGTAG
- the LOC116249772 gene encoding adenylylsulfatase HINT3 yields the protein MAAQRLSILLSHLTQTNPICSFSDQPPVSLEFRHLSGDSKLGSRELKDELPPTLYGDDGNSECRTSRKDDVENSCVFCRIVRGESPAFKLYEDDVSLCILDTSPLCSGHSLIIPKAHFPSLEATPPSVVAAMCSLVPALSSALMKATHCDSFNLVANSGAAAGQVIFHTHLHVIPRKPRDHLWTSESFMRRRLSLNKGTALLANDIRTALSQSQNTCSEESKPSSPTK from the exons ATGGCTGCTCAGAGGCTTTCCATTCTTCTTTCCCATCTCACGCAGACCAATCCGATCTGTTCCTTCTCAGACCAACCTCCAGTTTCTCTCGAATTTCGACATCTTTCTGGCGATTCCAAACTTGGGTCTCGTGAACTGAAGGATGAGCTTCCACCCACTTTATATGGTGATGATGGGAACTCGGAATGTCGGACATCAAGGAAGGATGATGTTGAAAATAGTTGCGTTTTCTGTAGGATTGTTAGAGGCGAATCTCCTGCTTTTAAG CTTTATGAAGATGATGTAAGTTTATGCATTTTAGACACAAGCCCTTTATGCAGTGG GCATTCTCTCATTATCCCAAAAGCCCACTTTCCATCTTTAGAAGCAACTCCTCCTTCA GTAGTTGCAGCTATGTGTTCACTGGTTCCTGCCCTCAGCAGTGCACTTATGAAAGCTACTCACTGTG ATTCCTTCAACTTGGTGGCTAACAGTGGAGCTGCTGCTGGACAAGTTATATTTCAT ACTCACCTTCATGTAATTCCTCGCAAACCTCGTGATCATTTGTGGACATCTGAG AGTTTTATGAGGCGAAGGTTAAGCTTGAACAAGGGTACCGCTCTTCTTGCAAATGATATTCGTACGGCGCTCTCACAATCACAAAATACGTGTAGTGAAGAGTCCAAGCCGAGCTCTCCAACCAAGTGA